A region from the Ciconia boyciana chromosome 1, ASM3463844v1, whole genome shotgun sequence genome encodes:
- the LOC140660757 gene encoding beta-1,4-galactosyltransferase 3-like: MSLSRVENPCFLLFLFVFQAIFILILYGGGPSNVFRGFLNSHHILDYSKTHDVYTNLSLFTQAPNEEAMPYCSVQSPIFVGPLTITFRVLPSERMIIKKNPFVQSGGRYRPPHCLARYKSAILVAYRNQEKYLHHLLYYIHPFLQRQQLSYSIYLIQQVGNGTFNRAKLLNVGVREALKDEDWDCLLLHDVDLVPENDYNLYVCDEYYPKHMASAMDKFQYTLPYKSFFGGVSALTPEHYMKMNGFPNTYWGSGGENDDIAARILLAGMKIVRTSPHLGRYKVMDYTEETETQEPWQRPTSRHNTRKTWKDDGMNSLEFKLLSRTKHPLYTNITVDIGYVPPFS; the protein is encoded by the exons ATGTCCCTCTCTCGTGTCGAAAAtccttgctttctgctgtttctgtttgtcttcCAAGCAATATTTATCTTGATACTCTACGGAGGTGGACCTTCAAATGTGTTTCGTGGGTTTTTAAACTCGCATCACATTCTGGATTACTCAAAAACTCATGATGTGTATACAAACCTCAGCTTGTTTACCCAAGCTCCTAATGAAGAGGCTATGCCGTACTGCTCAGTGCAGTCACCAATATTTG TTGGTCCGTTAACCATCACCTTCAGGGTGCTCCCTAGTGAAAGAATGATCatcaaaaaaaatccttttgttcaGTCTGGTGGCCGCTACAGGCCACCTCACTGCTTGGCCCGCTACAAATCAGCCATCCTTGTAGCCTACAGGAACCAGGAGAAGTACCTTCACCATCTTCTCTACTATATTCATCCTTTCCTGCAGCGCCAGCAGCTCAGTTACAGTATCTACTTGATTCAGCAG gtggGGAATGGTACATTTAACCGAGCAAAGCTGCTTAACGTTGGTGTCCGGGAAGCCCTGAAGGATGAAGACTGGGACTGCCTTCTCCTGCACGATGTGGACCTAGTACCTGAGAATGATTATAATCTTTATGTTTGCGATGAATACTATCCCAAGCATATGGCTAGTGCCATGGATAAGTTTCAGTACAC tctGCCATATAAGTCCTTTTTTGGGGGTGTATCTGCTCTGACTCCAGAACATTACATGAAGATGAATGGGTTTCCAAATACATACTGGGGCAGTGGTGGTGAAAATGACGACATTGCTGCAAG gattttgttAGCAGGAATGAAAATAGTCCGGACATCACCTCACCTTGGACGCTACAAAGTGATGGACTACACTGAAGAGACAGAGACACAAGAGCCTTGGCAAAG gcCTACTTCCCGACACAATACTAGAAAAACATGGAAGGATGATGGAATGAATTCATTAGAGTTCAAGCTCCTTTCCAGGACAAAGCATCCTCTTTATACCAATATCACTGTGGACATTGGATATGTTCCCCCATTTTCttaa
- the LOC140646821 gene encoding galactosylgalactosylxylosylprotein 3-beta-glucuronosyltransferase 1-like isoform X1, producing MLRRRNLLTTLLIALPWALLLTLWHQYPTTRYLSLLRKETDENVTLKALLNGTSALREEGLPSCIRQQQSIGATPKVIQNYVYSRPPPWSDTLPTIFVITPTYTRPVQKAELTRLANTFLHVQNLHWVVVEDSPRRTNLVSNLLEKAGLNFTHLNVETPKSLKLGLSWIPSHTPRGTLQRNLGLHWLRDSFSNTAPPEGVVYFADDDNTYSLELFEEMRYTRRVSVWPVAFVGGLRYESPKVSPAGKVVGWKTVFDPNRPFAIDMAGFAISIKLILEKPQASFKLEGVKGGYQETSLLKDLVTMDGLEPKAANCTKVLVWHTRTERPTLVNEGKRGFTDPRVEV from the exons ATGCTGAGGAGACGTAACCTGCTTACCACGCTCCTGATCGCCTTGCCATGGGCTCTTCTCCTAACCTTGTGGCACCAGTACCCAACCACCCGCTACCTCAGCCTGCTGAGAA AAGAGACAGATGAGAACGTGACCCTTAAAGCTCTCCTCAATGGTACCTCTGCACTGAGAGAAGAAGGCCTCCCATCATGCATTCGGCAGCAGCAAAGCATAGGGGCAACGCCTAAAGTCATCCAGAATTATGTGTACTCCAGGCCTCCTCCATGGTCAGACACCCTGCCGACCATCTTCGTTATCACCCCTACCTACACCCGGCCAGTGCAAAAAGCTGAGCTGACCCGTCTGGCCAACACCTTCCTACATGTACAGAACCTGCActgggtggtggtggaggaCTCGCCTCGGAGGACCAACCTGGTATCCAACCTGTTGGAGAAGGCAGGGCTCAACTTCACCCACCTCAATGTGGAGACACCCAAGAGTCTGAAGCTGGGGCTGTCCTGGATCCCATCCCACACCCCAAGGGGGACACTACAGAGGAACCTGGGGCTGCACTGGCTGAGGGACAGCTTCAGCAACACCGCACCACCAGAAGGAGTAGTGTATTTTGCCGATGATGATAACACCTATAGCCTGGAGCTCTTTGAAGAG ATGCGCTACACAAGGAGGGTGTCCGTCTGGCCAGTGGCTTTCGTTGGGGGGCTGCGATATGAATCCCCAAAAGTGAGCCCAGCAGGGAAGGTGGTAGGCTGGAAAACCGTCTTTGACCCTAACCGGCCCTTTGCTATTGACATGGCTGGATTTGCTATCAGCATCAAGCTGATCTTGGAGAAGCCTCAGGCCAGTTTCAAGCTGGAGGGAGTTAAAGGAGGCTACCAGGAAACCAGTCTACTGAAGGATCTAGTGACTATGGACGGGCTGGAGCCCAAAGCAGCCAACTGTACAAAG GTGTTGGTCTGGCACACAAGAACTGAGAGGCCCACTCTGGTTAATGAAGGCAAGCGTGGATTTACAGACCCCAGAGTAGAGGTGTAA
- the LOC140646821 gene encoding galactosylgalactosylxylosylprotein 3-beta-glucuronosyltransferase 1-like isoform X2: MLRRRNLLTTLLIALPWALLLTLWHQYPTTRYLSLLRNENVTLKALLNGTSALREEGLPSCIRQQQSIGATPKVIQNYVYSRPPPWSDTLPTIFVITPTYTRPVQKAELTRLANTFLHVQNLHWVVVEDSPRRTNLVSNLLEKAGLNFTHLNVETPKSLKLGLSWIPSHTPRGTLQRNLGLHWLRDSFSNTAPPEGVVYFADDDNTYSLELFEEMRYTRRVSVWPVAFVGGLRYESPKVSPAGKVVGWKTVFDPNRPFAIDMAGFAISIKLILEKPQASFKLEGVKGGYQETSLLKDLVTMDGLEPKAANCTKVLVWHTRTERPTLVNEGKRGFTDPRVEV, encoded by the exons ATGCTGAGGAGACGTAACCTGCTTACCACGCTCCTGATCGCCTTGCCATGGGCTCTTCTCCTAACCTTGTGGCACCAGTACCCAACCACCCGCTACCTCAGCCTGCTGAGAA ATGAGAACGTGACCCTTAAAGCTCTCCTCAATGGTACCTCTGCACTGAGAGAAGAAGGCCTCCCATCATGCATTCGGCAGCAGCAAAGCATAGGGGCAACGCCTAAAGTCATCCAGAATTATGTGTACTCCAGGCCTCCTCCATGGTCAGACACCCTGCCGACCATCTTCGTTATCACCCCTACCTACACCCGGCCAGTGCAAAAAGCTGAGCTGACCCGTCTGGCCAACACCTTCCTACATGTACAGAACCTGCActgggtggtggtggaggaCTCGCCTCGGAGGACCAACCTGGTATCCAACCTGTTGGAGAAGGCAGGGCTCAACTTCACCCACCTCAATGTGGAGACACCCAAGAGTCTGAAGCTGGGGCTGTCCTGGATCCCATCCCACACCCCAAGGGGGACACTACAGAGGAACCTGGGGCTGCACTGGCTGAGGGACAGCTTCAGCAACACCGCACCACCAGAAGGAGTAGTGTATTTTGCCGATGATGATAACACCTATAGCCTGGAGCTCTTTGAAGAG ATGCGCTACACAAGGAGGGTGTCCGTCTGGCCAGTGGCTTTCGTTGGGGGGCTGCGATATGAATCCCCAAAAGTGAGCCCAGCAGGGAAGGTGGTAGGCTGGAAAACCGTCTTTGACCCTAACCGGCCCTTTGCTATTGACATGGCTGGATTTGCTATCAGCATCAAGCTGATCTTGGAGAAGCCTCAGGCCAGTTTCAAGCTGGAGGGAGTTAAAGGAGGCTACCAGGAAACCAGTCTACTGAAGGATCTAGTGACTATGGACGGGCTGGAGCCCAAAGCAGCCAACTGTACAAAG GTGTTGGTCTGGCACACAAGAACTGAGAGGCCCACTCTGGTTAATGAAGGCAAGCGTGGATTTACAGACCCCAGAGTAGAGGTGTAA